Proteins co-encoded in one Nonomuraea helvata genomic window:
- a CDS encoding response regulator transcription factor, translating to MAEQRRILVVEDDVTIALAVRNRLAAEGFDVRVAGDGQDALIQYGRADPDLVILDRLLPGLDGLEVCRRMQAARPVPVLMLTALGEETDVLVGLGVGADDYLAKPFSMRELVARIHALLRRVERAAQLAAEDTVIRVGEVEIDTAARRVFVGGAEAQLTRTEFDLLRRLAERPGQVFERDRLLSDVWGFSEAAATRTVDSHVRALRRKLGSDVVRTVHGVGYALVRR from the coding sequence GTGGCAGAGCAGCGACGCATCCTCGTGGTCGAGGACGATGTGACGATCGCGCTGGCCGTACGGAACCGGCTGGCCGCCGAGGGCTTCGACGTCAGGGTGGCCGGTGACGGGCAGGACGCCCTGATCCAGTACGGCAGGGCGGACCCCGACCTGGTGATCCTCGACCGGCTGCTGCCGGGGCTCGACGGGCTGGAGGTGTGCCGGCGGATGCAGGCGGCCAGGCCGGTGCCCGTGCTCATGCTGACCGCGCTCGGTGAGGAGACCGACGTGCTGGTCGGGCTCGGGGTGGGGGCCGACGACTACTTGGCCAAGCCGTTCAGCATGCGCGAGCTCGTGGCCAGGATCCACGCGCTGCTGCGCAGGGTCGAACGGGCCGCCCAGCTCGCGGCCGAGGACACGGTGATCAGGGTGGGCGAGGTGGAGATCGACACCGCGGCCCGCCGGGTGTTCGTGGGAGGCGCGGAGGCGCAGCTCACCAGGACCGAGTTCGACCTGCTGCGCCGGTTGGCCGAGCGGCCCGGGCAGGTCTTCGAGCGTGACCGGCTGCTGTCGGACGTGTGGGGCTTCTCGGAGGCCGCGGCGACCAGGACCGTGGACAGCCACGTACGGGCGCTGCGCCGCAAGCTGGGCTCCGACGTGGTGCGCACGGTGCACGGCGTCGGTTACGCGCTGGTCCGCCGATGA
- a CDS encoding arylamine N-acetyltransferase family protein has translation MNTAGYLSRLGLSHLLHAPTSADNLRALHVAHIEKVSYEALEIWLGRTTTVDPVESAERIIRGRGGYCYHLNGAFSELLRALGYDVTRHVGGVQNRGAEPGITANHLVLTVRGLPSEENPGGEWLVDVGLGDALHAPLPLVAGAYRQGPFEFALRPSELAPGGWRFEHDPAGSFQGMDFDPAPTDMSAFVEMHRQLTTSPTSGFVRTAAILRRDAYGADVLRGLVLSRLGGSAHSVTLDGAPDYFAALADIFLLPLDDVSAEEKEKLWRKVNDAHEAWLAGDPS, from the coding sequence GTGAACACCGCCGGATACCTCAGCCGCCTCGGCCTGTCCCACCTCCTCCACGCCCCCACCAGCGCGGACAACCTGCGGGCCCTCCACGTAGCGCACATCGAGAAGGTCTCGTACGAGGCGCTGGAGATCTGGCTCGGCCGCACCACCACCGTCGATCCCGTCGAGTCGGCGGAGCGCATCATCCGCGGGCGCGGCGGATACTGCTACCACCTCAACGGCGCGTTCTCCGAGCTGCTCAGGGCGCTGGGGTACGACGTGACCCGGCACGTCGGCGGCGTCCAGAACCGCGGCGCCGAGCCCGGCATCACCGCCAACCACCTGGTGCTCACCGTGCGCGGCCTTCCGTCGGAGGAGAATCCCGGCGGAGAGTGGCTGGTCGACGTCGGGCTCGGCGACGCGCTCCACGCGCCGCTCCCGCTGGTGGCGGGTGCGTACCGGCAGGGTCCGTTCGAGTTCGCCCTCCGCCCGTCGGAGCTCGCGCCGGGCGGCTGGCGGTTCGAGCATGATCCGGCCGGCTCGTTCCAGGGCATGGACTTCGACCCGGCACCCACGGACATGTCGGCGTTCGTCGAGATGCACCGGCAGCTGACCACGTCACCGACATCCGGCTTCGTCCGCACGGCCGCGATCCTGCGACGTGACGCGTACGGCGCGGACGTCCTGCGCGGGCTCGTGCTGAGCCGGCTCGGCGGCAGCGCCCACTCGGTCACCCTGGACGGCGCGCCGGACTACTTCGCGGCGCTGGCGGACATCTTCCTGCTGCCGCTCGACGACGTGAGCGCCGAGGAGAAGGAGAAACTCTGGCGCAAGGTGAACGACGCGCATGAGGCCTGGCTGGCCGGTGACCCATCGTGA